The Ananas comosus cultivar F153 linkage group 7, ASM154086v1, whole genome shotgun sequence genome has a window encoding:
- the LOC109712997 gene encoding vacuolar protein sorting-associated protein 62-like, producing MDWWRCLWEGREGRSSNPPLREPEPFSLPSPIPHWPRDGGFAQGIICIGDLEVVKITKFERVWSYRSSKLESKGAALYKPIEIPEGFFVLGHYGQLNDRLLHGFVLVARETFSSKEVDLPALQRPQDYTFVWSSNDLQEDNYEGESGYFWLPCPQEGYKAVGFLVTREPNKPSLDEVRCVRSDLTDKCEAHSLILSVQSESSDLPFRVWSTRPSERGMWAKGVPVGSFSCSTSEEDLTIACLNNIHLNLSAMPKLDQINSLIKHYGPTVFFHPKELYLPSSVSWFFKNGATLHKKGEDTKGEAIEQDGTNLPRGGDNDGEYWIDLPNDDRSTYLKLGNLESAELYVHVKPALGGTFTDIAMWVFCPFNGPATLKIGVMNFPLGKIGQHVGDWEHFTLRISNFSGELWSLYFSQHSGGAWVDTPNLEYVEGNKAVVYSSKSGHASFPHRGNYLQGSRKLGIGIRNDAVRSNLTVDSSVKHRIVAAEYLGDVIDEPCWLQFMREWGPKIVYNSRTELEKILSYFPFNLRYKMERMFNKLPPELYGEEGPTGPKEKNNWVGDERG from the exons ATGGATTGGTGGAGGTGCTTATGGGAGGGGCGAGAAGGGCGCTCCTCGAATCCTCCGCTTCGCGAGCCCGAGCCCTTCTCCCTCCCCTCCCCGATCCCGCATTGGCCTCGAG ATGGGGGCTTTGCGCAAGGAATTATATGCATTGGCGATCTTGAAGTTGTTAAAATAACGAAGTTTGAGCGCGTTTGGAGCTACCGCTCGTCGAAGCTGGAGAGCAAAGGAGCAGCATTGTACAAACCGATCGAAATACCCGAAGGATTCTTCGTCCTCGGTCATTACGGCCAACTAAATGATCGACTTTTGCATGGTTTCGTTCTTGTCGCGAGAGAAACTTTTTCCTCAAAAGAAGTAGATCTACCGGCGCTTCAGAGACCCCAGGACTACACGTTTGTTTGGAGTTCAAATGATTTGCAAGAAGATAACTATGAGGGAGAAAGCGGCTATTTTTGGCTCCCTTGTCCTCAAGAAGGCTATAAAGCCGTGGGCTTTTTGGTCACGAGAGAACCAAATAAGCCCTCGCTCGATGAAGTCAGATGTGTTCGATCTGATCTCACTGATAAATGTGAAGCTCACAGTTTGATCCTTAGTGTTCAATCGGAGTCTTCCGACCTCCCTTTTCGAGTATGGAGCACAAGACCTTCCGAAAGAGGAATGTGGGCGAAAGGTGTCCCGGTAGGATCATTCTCATGTAGTACTTCTGAAGAGGACCTAACAATTGCTTGCTTAAACAACATTCACTTGAATCTATCCGCGATGCCTAAACTCGACCAAATCAATTCATTGATCAAGCATTATGGTCCAACCGTGTTCTTCCACCCTAAAGAGCTTTACTTACCTTCGTCAGTTTCGTGGTTCTTCAAGAATGGAGCTACTCTTCATAAGAAAGGGGAAGATACAAAAGGAGAGGCCATCGAACAGGATGGCACAAACCTCCCACGAGGTGGGGATAATGATGGAGAATACTGGATAGATTTACCCAATGATGATCGGAGTACTTATCTTAAGCTCGGCAACCTCGAAAGTGCGGAGCTTTATGTTCATGTTAAGCCCGCTTTAGGCGGTACTTTTACCGATATCGCGATGTGGGTATTTTGCCCCTTCAATGGCCCTGCGACCCTAAAGATCGGCGTTATGAATTTTCCTTTAGGCAAGATTGGACAACATGTAGGTGATTGGGAACACTTCACTTTGAGAATAAGTAATTTCTCGGGCGAGCTATGGAGTTTATACTTCTCACAGCACAGTGGAGGGGCATGGGTGGATACCCCTAACTTGGAGTATGTTGAAGGAAACAAAGCTGTTGTGTATTCATCGAAGAGTGGGCATGCTAGTTTCCCGCACCGCGGCAACTACCTGCAAGGGTCTCGAAAGCTCGGAATCGGTATAAGGAATGATGCAGTTCGAAGTAATCTTACCGTGGATTCGAGTGTTAAGCATCGAATTGTCGCAGCTGAGTACCTTGGAGATGTTATAGATGAGCCTTGTTGGTTGCAGTTTATGCGAGAGTGGGGGCCGAAGATCGTGTACAATTCGAGGACGGAGCTTGAGAAGATACTTAGCTACTTTCCTTTCAATCTTAGGTACAAGATGGAGAGGATGTTTAATAAGCTTCCACCCGAGTTGTATGGGGAGGAAGGGCCAACAGGTCCTAAGGAGAAGAACAATTGGGTTGGTGATGAAAGAGGATAG